CGAGACGTCCGGGCCCAGCCAGCCCAGCTGCTCCATGTAGGCCAGGGGCCGCATGCCGACCGTCTCCAGGCAGAATCGCTCTTCGTCGAGGGTCTCGGCCAGGTGCGTCTGGCAGAGCAGGCCCGCGCTGCGGGCAAACGCCAGGCTGTCGCGCATCAGTTCGGGCGTGACCGAGAACGGCGAGCAGGGCATCACGTCGACGCGCGTCATCGCGAAAGGTTCGGGATCGTGGTAGTCCTTCACCAGGCGTTCGGTGTCGGCGAGGATCTCGTCGGGCTCTTGCACCACCTCGTCGGGCGGCAGGCCGCCCTTGGACTTGCCGCGCGACATGCTGCCGCGGCCCGCATGAACGCGCACGCCCAGGTCCTGCGCGGCCTGAATGACCCGGTCCAGGCGCACGTCGGAGTCTCGCGGGAAGACGTAGAACATGTCGCTGACCGTGGTGGCGCCCGAGAGCGCCAGTTCGGCCAGGCCGACCAGGGCGCTGGTGTAGACCATGTCGCCGGACAGGTTGGCCCAGATCGGGTACTGTCCGACCAGCCAGTCGAAGAGCGGCACGTCCTGCACCGCGCGCAGGCCCCGCGTGAGCGTCTGGTAGAGGTGGTGGTGGCCGTTGATGAGCCCGGGGACGGCGATGCAGCCCGTGCCGTCGATCTCCTGCTCGGGACTGGCCAGCTCTCCCGAGATGTCCAGTCGCGGGCCGATCGAGACGATGCGCCCGCGGTCGATCAGGACGTTGACACCCTCCTGCACGGTGTCCTGCTCGTCGCAGGTGGCCACCGTGAGGTTCTTGAAGAGAATCCCGCCCATCGCGCTAAGCCTCCGCCCCTACGGCCGCCTCGCGGTCGGCGAAGGCGCGCGCCAGTTCGGCCAGCAAGTCGGCGCGGCGGGCGTACAGGCGCTTCAATGGCCGCGCTCGCGCCGTGTCCAGCGCATACGCCGTGAGGACGGGCAGGGCGATGGTGGTGTCGGCGTAGACCGTGACGGTCTGGTTGAGCTCGTCGGGGTTGATCTTGCCCCAGCTCACGGCCTCCGAAGGTGTCGCGCCCGAGAGGCCGCCCCAGTGCGGCGCGTCGGCCGTGACCTGGATGAAGTAGTCGTGGCCGCCCTTGTTGAGGCCGAGCACCTCCCAGAGCTGCGGCTGGGTCTGCAGGTAGAAGTTCTTGGGCGAGCCACCGCCCAGCAGGATGGCGCCATTCTTGCGGGCCGACCATACGATCGCCGCGGTCTCGTTGACGTCCTTGTTGGGATCGACGTGGAGGCCCGAGCCTTCCAGGGCCATTCGGGCGATGTTCATCCCGATCGAGGAGTCGCCCGGGCTCGAGGTGTAGATCGGCACGTCCAGGCGCGCAGCAGCGGCGACCAGCGAATGCGCGGCACCCGGCAGGGGCAGCAGGCACTCGCCCAGATGGCGGTGCAACTCGGCGCTCGAGATGCCTCCCCGATCGCGCAGGCCCGCCAGGGCCTCGCGCACGAAGCGGTCGGTGTCGAGCAGTACTTCTTCCTTGAAGAGCACGTCGTAGATGCGGATGACGCCCTCGTCGCGCAGCAACCGATCGTCCAGCCGGAAATCGCCC
This DNA window, taken from Candidatus Tanganyikabacteria bacterium, encodes the following:
- a CDS encoding deoxyhypusine synthase, with protein sequence MSNQYLRGKQIHPHQFKAGTSVADLVDRHFQAYNAARLSEAARLYGRHMLHPDNEVTVGMTLAGALTPAGLGGAIITLMENGFVDWIVSTGANLYHDLHYALSMTLHQGDFRLDDRLLRDEGVIRIYDVLFKEEVLLDTDRFVREALAGLRDRGGISSAELHRHLGECLLPLPGAAHSLVAAAARLDVPIYTSSPGDSSIGMNIARMALEGSGLHVDPNKDVNETAAIVWSARKNGAILLGGGSPKNFYLQTQPQLWEVLGLNKGGHDYFIQVTADAPHWGGLSGATPSEAVSWGKINPDELNQTVTVYADTTIALPVLTAYALDTARARPLKRLYARRADLLAELARAFADREAAVGAEA
- a CDS encoding 8-oxoguanine deaminase, producing MGGILFKNLTVATCDEQDTVQEGVNVLIDRGRIVSIGPRLDISGELASPEQEIDGTGCIAVPGLINGHHHLYQTLTRGLRAVQDVPLFDWLVGQYPIWANLSGDMVYTSALVGLAELALSGATTVSDMFYVFPRDSDVRLDRVIQAAQDLGVRVHAGRGSMSRGKSKGGLPPDEVVQEPDEILADTERLVKDYHDPEPFAMTRVDVMPCSPFSVTPELMRDSLAFARSAGLLCQTHLAETLDEERFCLETVGMRPLAYMEQLGWLGPDVSFAHGIHLDANEVALCGQTGTSVVHCPSSNLRLSSGIAPVADLLAAGAPVGLGVDGSSSNDGGSLLAEARMAMLVGRLKSGPGYSARQALGLATREGARLLRRPELGTLAPGMAADLAIFDLDRVEYAGAAAHDPLGALLLCQPTAPRYVVCAGRIIVADGRLVTIDIERIVAHHNKLARQLVDFPVMGAGTEAGATR